Proteins from a single region of Amblyomma americanum isolate KBUSLIRL-KWMA chromosome 10, ASM5285725v1, whole genome shotgun sequence:
- the LOC144107520 gene encoding uncharacterized protein LOC144107520: MSGGAGGAGDADLGPFPGDEDYFGQYVDQGVSCWLRVWVMCSVTIIVLMIPLSFTLLSYRAASRLRRNPTRATRPPPLPTQTEPDIVIDIDNLVLYDDAAGRPDNCSFSPNYRNVSAIDRFNVSSSSKAETLNLRRVFCVLDTLNLTTTFPYSGPYNFCTDIIVYSMYYDRTYKLRMKRRSGNTLGSGLPYNNFSTTHRGLTANLYATLGGSRADSADLATRPRSLTTLADDMRTMLRDHGYTGFNLDWDRPSNSCGTFDAGRYFTFLQLFDTTEHVLVTLPPDAKIIQRDYPLFEHRTIPAVKFIIVATHRLRPSGIVYCTGARIHAAAVFADIRKLLEPTYKDQLAYSIALGADLYLSKHKKLGAPAVPVSRFYDPMQGKMKLGYDAVCTVPAAVATSECILAATGEGSSDGYEVAAFAGVAELTERFRASHDDGMGRLPVVVYDIELDDHKNVCNFTLKPPLLAAIAGTGSI; this comes from the exons ATGAGTGGGGGAGCAGGAGGTGCCGGAGACGCTGACCTGGGACCGTTCCCCGGCGACGAG GACTATTTCGGACAGTACGTGGACCAGGGTGTCTCCTGCTGGTTGCGTGTGTGGGTCATGTGCTCGGTGACCATCATCGTGCTGATGATCCCGCTTTCCTTCACGCTGCTCTCCTACCGAGCAGCGAGCAGATTACGCAGGAATCCGACAAGGGCCACGCGGCCACCACCGCTGCCCACGCAGACAGAGCCCGACATCGTAATCGACATTGATAACCTG GTTCTGTACGACGACGCGGCTGGTCGGCCGGACAACTGCAGCTTCTCACCGAACTACAGGAACGTGTCAGCAATCGATAGATTCAACGTTTCCAGCAGCAGCAAGGCTGAAACCCTGAATCTCCGTCGAGTATTCTGCGTTTTGGACACACT taaCCTCACGACCACCTTCCCGTACTCCGGGCCTTACAACTTCTGCACCGATATAATAGTGTACTCAATGTACTATGACAGAACGTACAAGTTGCGTATGAAGCGACGCTCTGGAAATACCCTCGGATCTGGCCTACCCTACAACAACTTTTCCACTACGCACCGAGGACTAACGGCGAACCTCTACGCTACACTAGGGGGCAGCCGTGCTGACAGCGCTGATCTCGCTACAAGACCCAGAAGCTTGACCACCCTGGCGGACGACATGCGCACGATGCTAAGGGACCACGGGTACACG GGATTTAATCTCGACTGGGACCGTCCGAGCAACAGTTGTGGCACATTTGATGCCGGGAGGTACTTTACCTTCCTCCAGCTGTTCGACACGACCGAGCATGTTCTCGTCACTCTGCCACCAGACGCAAAGATCATCCAACGGGACTATCCACTTTTCGAACATCGAACTATCCCCGCAGTCAAATTCATCATTGTGGCCACGCACAG GCTGCGTCCCTCCGGGATCGTGTATTGCACGGGAGCCCGTATCCATGCAGCAGCGGTGTTCGCGGATATCCGCAAGCTGCTGGAGCCAACATACAAGGATCAACTTGCCTACAGCATTGCG CTCGGAGCGGACCTGTACCTCAGCAAGCATAAGAAACTTGGGGCGCCAGCTGTGCCTGTCAGTCGCTTCTACGACCCAATGCAGGGCAAGATGAAGCTCGGCTACGACGCGGTGTGCACAGTGCCTGCCGCCGTGGCAACATCGGAGTGCATCTTGGCAGCGACCGGAGAGGGTAGCAGTGACGGCTACGAG GTGGCAGCATTCGCAGGAGTCGCGGAACTGACGGAGCGCTTCCGCGCTTCGCACGATGACGGGATGGGGAGATTGCCGGTCGTGGTGTACGACATCGAGCTGGACGACCACAAGAACGTCTGCAATTTCACACTCAAGCCGCCGCTTCTCGCCGCGATAGCGGGAACGGGAAGCATCTGA